GTTCTCAAGCTCGAATGTCGCCTTCGCACCGAAGACCGGCTTGCCGTTTTCGATGGTGACGATCCGGGTTGTCGCCATGAGGTGAGCATGATGGTTGCGATCGTCTCCGGTCCGGCTCGGCTCGTGGATGCAGATGTCAGTCGCAACGCCGTATTTTTGATGCAGCATCTTCGCGAATTCGGCGGCGAGCTGCTGTCGATCTCGGGGTGATAGCTCGGACGGTAGAGCTAGAAGCCATTCGCGCGCTGTCCTGCCGTCCTTCCGCTTCTCTGCTGCCTCCGCCGCGTTCCATAATGTCTCGCGATCGACGCGCTGGTTGCCAACACTGCAAGCGGTCGCAACGACGCCGTTTTTGTTTCTGTAATCGTGAATCTGGCCGGTGCGCTCGTCGGTCAGTTTCTCAGCAGATCGGTAGGCGGCAGCGGCGACGGCGGATCGTCCGGCTGATCGAGAGATTGGTTTGCTGGACAGGGACATGATCGCCATCGCTGTTTCCTCTGTTCCGCCGCCGCAGGTGACCGACGCCGCTGCGTCGCACGTCGAGTCCGCCAGGACTCGTAAGTGCGCCTTTGTCTCGCTTGCGCTCGCCAAAGGAATGGCCGTCGTCGGCTATAATAGCATGTCACCAGTTATGGAGCGGCGAAGTGGAAAAGTCGGTTGGACGTTTAGAGCGAGCGAAACAGCGGCTGACGCAGGCTCAAGCCCGATACGAGAAAGTGTCGTCGGTCGAGAGCCAGAAGGCACGGAAAGAGGATGTGAGGCGGAAGATCATCGTCGGTGGTGCCGTCTTGGCGATGGTGGATTCAGACGATCGTGCGGCGTCTCTGCTGAATGTTGTGATTGATGGTCTGAAGTCGGATCGGGACAAGGCGCTGTTCAATGTCAGCGCCGCTTGATGATGACAGCGACGACGTCCTTGATCGCACGACGCTGTTGTTCGTCGGCTTGGTTGAGGCGTTGGATGCCGATCGCCTGGCCAGGCAGCACCTGGCGGTAGCCAGTGCGGAGCAGGCTGCAAAACAAGCTATGGTTCAGGCCGAGGCCATCAAGATCGTGAGGATGGCCGGCAAGATCGCGCGCGTCTCGGAACAGGCGATGACGCGACGTCCGGTCCTGCCCGTCTTGATCGCCGGTCTGGTCGGTGCGGCGATGGCGCTGATCGCGGTCGGCGGCGGATATGGCGCCGGTCGGCTCGGGATGTGATGTTACGCCGCGCGTAACATCGTCAACGGGAGATGAAACGATGGGACGCATGGCGGAACTGGCCCATGATGCTGAGACTTGGCGTCAGCAGCAGGATCAAGACCTGTGGGAATGGGAGATGGAGAACTTGTGCCCGTCGTCAGCGCCAGCGCCTTCGGCGGCTGCCACGCGAAGCGTGGCAGCGGGGGAAGGGCGGTGCCACGCAGTGGCAGGCGCCAGGGAAGGGCGTGGGGCTTCACGAGCGAAGCTCGTGCTGGACGAAGACGACGATGTCCCATTCTGAACGTCTCATTAGGGCAGGGTCGTATGAGATGATTACGATGCAGGCGACAATCATCATTTTCTGTCTCACACGGATTGAAATCTCTTTTTGAGATACCATCTCAATGAGGTCTTAGATTCTATGGAGATGGGCATGAGGATCGGATATGCTCGGACCAGCACGACGGAGCAGGCGGCGGGGTTGGCGGCGCAAGTCCGTGATCTCGAAGCGCAGGGATGCAATCGGGTCTTCGCGGAACAAGTGTCAGGCACCATCACTGTCAGGCCGGAACTGGAGGCGGCCATCGACTATCTGCGCCAAGGCGATGCGTTGGTGGTGACGAAGCCCGACCGCTTGGCGCGATCGACGACGGACTTACTGTCGTTCGTGCATCGGGTGCAGGCCAAGGGCGCTGATCTGGTTATCCTGTCTATGGGGGGGCAGCCTTTGGATACCAGCAGTCCGACCAGCAAGCTGACGCTGACCTTGCTGGCAGCCGTAGCCGAATTCGAGCGCGACATTATGAAGGAGCGGCAGGCGGAGGGGATCGCAAAAGCGAAGGCTGAAGGAAAATATCGCGGACGCAAGCCGACCGCGCGCGCGAAGGCCGTCCATGTCAGGGCGATGTCAGCCGAAGGTGTCAGTCCTACCGAAATCGCGAAGCGGCTGGGGATCGGTCGGGCTTCGGTCTACCGGTGCCTAGAGGTCGCGTGATGAACGGCTTCCGACGGCCTGCCATAAGCGCATGTTAGACCGGCAGCTATGCGGGAGGGGAGGAAGCGGAATGTTTGGTTCGGGTCTGCGAGGGTAGAAAAGCTGCCATTCGCACTACCGTCCTTCATGAGAGCTATACGCCCCGATGTCGCGAAGACTTAAGGCCGACAAGAGCGGCCCAAGCCCACCTCCCCCCCCTTGAGTGATCTAAACAGCAAGATCCTGAGCAGTCAGTTCGGCAATTGTCGCCAACTGCTGAGCCAAAGCCGAGGGTGCCGCCTGCAACCATGATGCCGCCGTATCGGTCGAAATCAGTTCTCGGGAAGCGGCAATAGCTACCAACCCGGAGAAGCGCCCACGACGACTAATAGGAACGCCGGCGACGGGAAAATAGTCCGCCGTCCAGTTCTCGTTTGTTGTCCAATAATCATCAGGTGGTGGAAGCTGGTTAGATGCGACATGCCGGGTATCGACCTCGGCACCCCAGTTGCGCGAGACATTCGCGATGTGATACTTCGCGGCCGTTGCGCCAACGCCGAAGCGTTTCATGAGCTCGATCACCTGATCAGTCGGACTTGCACCACGCTTGACGATTTCGATTACAGCCTCACGCGGTGCCAGAAAGGAAATGGCGAAGGCATTAGCACGCGCCTCTACTTCGTCGCCGCCGCCGGCCTCGGCAGTGCGCAAGTCATCGTAACGGTCGACATGAAGGCGGCGCAGACGAGCTGGTGGATCCCAAAGCAAATGGCCAAGCTCGTGACACAAGGTCATCCGCCTCACCCAGACATTCTGGTTGTCACCTTCAGTATTGATGACGATCCCTCGATCGTCACCATTAACTACCGTTGCGCCTGCGAAGGCCGCTCCCATTGCGGCCTGAATCAGCGGAATCCCCAGTTGATCAATGAGCTCACGCACTGATGGGATTGGGGCAAGTGGATCTAAGTTCAGCAGGGTGCGCGTTCGTTCTGCCAGATCATACCCCCGGCGCCATACTGGAGCATAATAATCATCGCTCGCATCAAAGTGCTTGAGTATATTCGGAACAACACCAAGCTCGACCGCGAGCAAGTTTTGCCGCGATATCGTCCACGCCGCCTCCGCAAGCTTGAGCACCAGGGAGGGTGAGAAGCGTACGTTGTGTCCGGCACTCCCGAGCGTCCGCAGGCGGACTGCTAATTGCTGGTCGGCGCTCGCATCTGGTCGGACGCCCAGTTGCTCATCGTTGAGCCCAAGAGTTTGGGCAAGGAGTTGCAGGCGACGAACCGGCGAGATCGCCCCTAGCTGCTCAGCGCGCCGCACGTCGTTGACCGTAAGCATGCTAGCCCGAGCCACCTGCTCTTGCGTGAGTCCGAGCCTCACACGCTGCTCCCGCAGCG
This genomic stretch from Gluconacetobacter diazotrophicus PA1 5 harbors:
- a CDS encoding recombinase family protein, coding for MRIGYARTSTTEQAAGLAAQVRDLEAQGCNRVFAEQVSGTITVRPELEAAIDYLRQGDALVVTKPDRLARSTTDLLSFVHRVQAKGADLVILSMGGQPLDTSSPTSKLTLTLLAAVAEFERDIMKERQAEGIAKAKAEGKYRGRKPTARAKAVHVRAMSAEGVSPTEIAKRLGIGRASVYRCLEVA
- a CDS encoding ImmA/IrrE family metallo-endopeptidase — protein: MKAELDRVFGLESCGDTPEDRAASSPRRFVRSQSQLSPDRPAATGPRMTARWALKQFGYAALREAVDEGATVISVSLDEPARSLREQRVRLGLTQEQVARASMLTVNDVRRAEQLGAISPVRRLQLLAQTLGLNDEQLGVRPDASADQQLAVRLRTLGSAGHNVRFSPSLVLKLAEAAWTISRQNLLAVELGVVPNILKHFDASDDYYAPVWRRGYDLAERTRTLLNLDPLAPIPSVRELIDQLGIPLIQAAMGAAFAGATVVNGDDRGIVINTEGDNQNVWVRRMTLCHELGHLLWDPPARLRRLHVDRYDDLRTAEAGGGDEVEARANAFAISFLAPREAVIEIVKRGASPTDQVIELMKRFGVGATAAKYHIANVSRNWGAEVDTRHVASNQLPPPDDYWTTNENWTADYFPVAGVPISRRGRFSGLVAIAASRELISTDTAASWLQAAPSALAQQLATIAELTAQDLAV